From a single Herbiconiux sp. SALV-R1 genomic region:
- a CDS encoding zinc-binding dehydrogenase — translation MTIPETMRAAVYHGRRDIRFEEVPVPSPGPGELLIEVGTVGVCGSDVGEWAHGPHQHPVDAPHPATGHHGPIIPGHEFSGVVVGLGEGVDERWRGSSIASCGSVACGRCPACLRGETNLCRSYAGVGLHRDGALAGYVTAPIECCLALDEAGVSLDEAALVQPMSIAVHNVARAGDVDGQTVLLQGVGGIGAFLVCALVDAGARVVATDRDAERLAIATQLGAHETVLVTGDAVADREGIVAAVGDDELRVVFEVSGSRPGVLSALDLAPRGSRIVLVGIQKAPVEIDLARFTLDEKVLIGTNALVRETDFPRALALIASRRDWEVIAPRVVPLEQLVDEALLPMSEGRPRAVKTLIDPRAVAARSLVGREESPAFSPAVAD, via the coding sequence ATGACGATTCCCGAGACCATGCGAGCCGCCGTCTACCACGGTCGCCGCGACATCCGCTTCGAGGAGGTGCCGGTGCCCTCGCCGGGGCCGGGCGAACTGCTCATCGAGGTCGGCACCGTGGGGGTGTGCGGCTCCGACGTGGGGGAGTGGGCGCACGGGCCGCACCAGCATCCCGTCGACGCCCCGCATCCCGCGACCGGCCACCACGGCCCCATCATTCCCGGGCACGAGTTCTCCGGCGTCGTCGTGGGTCTCGGCGAGGGGGTCGACGAGCGCTGGCGGGGGTCGTCGATCGCCTCCTGCGGCTCGGTCGCCTGCGGCCGGTGCCCTGCGTGCCTGCGCGGCGAGACGAACCTGTGCCGGAGCTACGCGGGGGTGGGGCTGCACCGAGACGGGGCACTTGCCGGCTACGTGACCGCGCCGATCGAGTGCTGCCTCGCCCTCGACGAGGCGGGGGTCTCGCTCGACGAGGCGGCTCTCGTGCAGCCCATGTCGATCGCCGTGCACAACGTGGCCCGGGCAGGAGACGTCGACGGGCAGACCGTGCTGCTGCAGGGCGTCGGCGGCATCGGTGCGTTCCTCGTCTGCGCGCTCGTCGACGCCGGGGCGCGGGTCGTCGCCACGGACAGGGATGCCGAGCGGCTCGCCATCGCGACGCAGCTGGGCGCCCACGAGACCGTGCTCGTGACGGGCGACGCCGTCGCCGACCGCGAGGGCATCGTCGCGGCGGTGGGCGACGACGAGCTGCGGGTGGTGTTCGAGGTGAGCGGATCGCGGCCCGGGGTGCTGTCCGCCCTCGACCTCGCCCCGCGCGGCAGCCGCATCGTGCTGGTGGGAATCCAGAAGGCGCCGGTCGAGATCGACCTGGCCCGCTTCACCCTCGACGAGAAGGTGCTCATCGGCACCAACGCGCTCGTGCGCGAGACCGACTTCCCGCGCGCGCTCGCGCTCATCGCGAGCCGGCGCGACTGGGAGGTCATCGCGCCCCGGGTGGTGCCGCTCGAGCAGCTCGTCGACGAGGCGCTGCTGCCGATGAGCGAGGGGCGTCCGCGCGCCGTGAAGACGCTCATCGACCCGCGCGCCGTCGCGGCGCGGTCTCTCGTCGGCCGCGAGGAGTCACCGGCGTTCAGCCCTGCTGTCGCAGATTGA
- a CDS encoding sugar ABC transporter substrate-binding protein codes for MAAAIGLTAVMGFGLAACSSDGTSAGGGSTSAAGEGTGSLNGDGKTIVMFMPSTATIYQSDEAASVKAEAEKLGYEVKIFENKTDQTEQDQQVQQFIATGEVPAAFVWWPSNSQAGINSSRLLSQIAPVFQVNQSVLPEGEDYITAYAGVRAYGIGETAGEMLKAAREDALAAGKQLHSEEGNLIEITFPAGYQSGIDRHDGMLAATEDEPFDLLASEPTAAGFDSQAAFDIASQVIPKFSSEGIDFVFAQNLSMAAGVVTALEQNGLTPGEDVWVIAGNDAGDKTPLKNGKVYSAVIQSPVVEGKLIIQTVAKYLASGEVTDEVVNLELEPAEPELTADPPAKTTYMPNPPIRLADIDGFEFWGLGYEQLGSQ; via the coding sequence GTGGCAGCAGCAATCGGACTGACGGCGGTGATGGGCTTTGGGCTCGCCGCCTGCTCGTCTGACGGCACCAGCGCGGGGGGTGGATCGACCAGCGCCGCGGGCGAGGGAACGGGTTCGCTGAACGGCGACGGCAAGACCATCGTCATGTTCATGCCCTCCACCGCCACCATCTACCAGTCCGACGAGGCGGCCTCGGTGAAGGCGGAGGCCGAGAAGCTCGGCTACGAGGTCAAGATCTTCGAGAACAAGACCGACCAGACCGAGCAGGACCAGCAGGTGCAGCAGTTCATCGCCACCGGCGAGGTACCCGCGGCCTTCGTCTGGTGGCCCTCCAACTCGCAGGCGGGCATCAACTCGAGCCGTCTGCTCTCGCAGATCGCGCCCGTCTTCCAGGTGAACCAGTCGGTGCTGCCGGAGGGCGAGGACTACATCACCGCCTACGCCGGCGTGCGCGCCTACGGCATCGGCGAGACCGCGGGCGAGATGCTCAAGGCGGCGCGCGAAGACGCGCTCGCCGCGGGCAAGCAGCTGCACTCCGAGGAGGGCAACCTCATCGAGATCACCTTCCCCGCCGGCTACCAGTCGGGCATCGACCGCCACGACGGCATGCTCGCCGCCACCGAGGACGAGCCGTTCGACCTCCTCGCCAGCGAGCCGACCGCCGCGGGCTTCGACTCGCAGGCCGCGTTCGACATCGCCAGCCAGGTCATCCCGAAGTTCTCCTCCGAGGGCATCGACTTCGTGTTCGCCCAGAACCTGTCGATGGCCGCCGGCGTGGTGACCGCTCTCGAGCAGAACGGCCTCACCCCGGGTGAGGACGTCTGGGTCATCGCGGGCAACGACGCCGGTGACAAGACGCCGCTGAAGAACGGCAAGGTCTACAGCGCGGTCATCCAGTCGCCGGTCGTCGAGGGCAAGCTCATCATCCAGACCGTGGCGAAGTACCTCGCCTCGGGTGAGGTCACCGACGAGGTCGTCAACCTCGAGCTGGAGCCGGCCGAGCCCGAGCTCACCGCCGACCCGCCGGCGAAGACCACCTACATGCCCAACCCGCCCATCCGGCTCGCCGACATCGACGGCTTCGAGTTCTGGGGCCTCGGCTACGAGCAGCTCGGCAGCCAGTAG
- a CDS encoding ABC transporter permease, with the protein MTLQTDTASLSATTAPPAPSRRAAEFVIRWSLPLILLVTLVIATATTPGFLSFENLRGILINTSVIGIAAVGLTPVTLSGNLVSLAVTQQAMLAAVVFFPLLAVGVPLPLAIILVILILAATGFAQGAFVALGLNPMITTLAAGAIIFGLATLATAGRVVSAPEVDTRWIALASPLGLPLPIYIFVGFTILTTFFIDRTVTGRKISLAGANRETARLSGVSFRAATIAAFVVLGIGTAISGIVVAAQAGQATTLDLPTLTSNVIAAVLVGGTAIQGGFGSPLRSALGALMIAIFSQVMLLHDFPHGVRLAAVGLLVVVMVSVLHVIRKKAI; encoded by the coding sequence GTGACCCTGCAGACCGACACGGCGTCGCTGTCGGCGACGACCGCCCCGCCGGCGCCCTCGCGGCGCGCGGCCGAGTTCGTGATCAGGTGGTCGCTGCCCCTGATCCTCCTGGTGACGCTGGTGATCGCCACCGCCACCACGCCCGGGTTCCTGTCGTTCGAGAACCTCCGCGGCATCCTCATCAACACCTCCGTCATCGGCATCGCCGCCGTGGGCCTCACTCCGGTGACCCTCTCGGGCAACCTGGTCTCGCTCGCGGTGACCCAGCAGGCGATGCTCGCGGCCGTGGTGTTCTTCCCCCTCCTCGCGGTGGGCGTGCCGTTGCCCCTCGCGATCATCCTGGTCATCCTCATCCTCGCGGCGACCGGGTTCGCCCAGGGGGCGTTCGTGGCCCTCGGCCTCAACCCCATGATCACGACGCTGGCGGCGGGGGCGATCATCTTCGGCCTCGCCACACTCGCCACCGCAGGCCGCGTGGTCTCGGCGCCGGAGGTCGACACCAGGTGGATCGCGTTGGCCAGCCCCCTCGGGCTGCCGCTGCCGATCTACATCTTCGTGGGTTTCACCATCCTCACGACCTTCTTCATCGACCGCACCGTCACCGGGCGAAAGATCTCGCTCGCCGGGGCGAACCGCGAGACGGCGCGGCTCAGCGGCGTCTCGTTCCGGGCCGCCACCATCGCCGCCTTCGTGGTGCTCGGCATCGGCACCGCCATCTCGGGCATCGTCGTGGCGGCGCAGGCGGGCCAGGCCACCACGCTCGACCTGCCGACGCTCACCTCGAACGTCATCGCCGCCGTGCTGGTGGGCGGCACCGCCATCCAGGGCGGCTTCGGCTCGCCGCTGCGATCGGCCCTCGGCGCTCTCATGATCGCCATCTTCAGCCAGGTCATGCTGCTGCACGACTTCCCGCACGGCGTGCGGCTCGCCGCGGTGGGCCTGCTCGTGGTCGTCATGGTCTCCGTCCTCCACGTCATCCGAAAGAAGGCGATCTGA
- a CDS encoding Xaa-Pro peptidase family protein, with amino-acid sequence MTTSRPVPAPGHMGVDYEERVDFDRLRRYRIDRAKAALESSDCGALLLFDFYNIRYTTSTWIGGALGDKMIRYCLLTRDREPVLWDFGSAVKHHKLHSKWLPDENWRAGFLGFRGAVAPDAGLMASAVTEIKALLAEAGVADAPVGVDIVEPPFLFEMQRQGLSVVDAQQLMLDARVIKSNDEIVLLNQAAAMVDGVYQEIVDVLKPGIRENEIVALANKRLYELGSDQVEAVNAISGERCNPHPHNFTDRIIRPGDQAFFDIIHSFNGYRTCYYRTFGVGSATTAQRDAYKRAREWMDRGIEGIRPGAGTDQIAALLPKATEFGFETEMEAFGLQFAHGLGLGLHERPIISRLNSLENPVELQAGMVFALETYCPASDGISAARIEEEIVVTDDGPVVLTKFPAQELFVANEY; translated from the coding sequence ATGACCACCTCCCGCCCCGTCCCCGCGCCCGGCCACATGGGCGTCGACTACGAGGAGCGTGTCGACTTCGACCGCCTGCGGCGCTACCGCATCGACCGCGCCAAGGCCGCCCTGGAGTCGAGCGACTGCGGCGCACTGCTCCTGTTCGACTTCTACAACATCCGCTACACCACGAGCACCTGGATCGGCGGCGCCCTCGGCGACAAGATGATCCGCTACTGCCTGCTCACGCGTGACCGGGAGCCCGTGCTCTGGGACTTCGGGTCGGCGGTCAAGCACCACAAGCTGCACTCGAAGTGGCTGCCCGACGAGAACTGGCGGGCCGGGTTCCTCGGCTTCCGGGGCGCCGTCGCGCCCGACGCCGGGCTGATGGCGTCGGCCGTCACCGAGATCAAGGCGCTCCTCGCCGAGGCGGGGGTGGCGGATGCCCCGGTCGGCGTCGACATCGTCGAGCCGCCGTTCCTGTTCGAGATGCAGCGGCAGGGCCTCTCGGTGGTCGACGCCCAGCAGCTGATGCTCGACGCGCGGGTGATCAAGTCGAACGACGAGATCGTGCTGCTCAACCAGGCGGCGGCCATGGTCGACGGGGTGTACCAGGAGATCGTCGACGTGCTGAAGCCCGGCATCCGAGAGAACGAGATCGTGGCGCTGGCGAACAAGCGGCTGTACGAGCTCGGCTCCGACCAGGTCGAGGCGGTCAACGCCATCTCGGGCGAGCGCTGCAACCCGCACCCGCACAACTTCACCGACCGCATCATCAGGCCGGGCGACCAGGCCTTCTTCGACATCATCCACTCCTTCAACGGGTACCGCACCTGCTACTACCGCACCTTCGGGGTGGGCAGCGCCACCACGGCGCAGCGCGACGCCTACAAGCGCGCCCGCGAGTGGATGGACCGCGGCATCGAAGGCATCCGCCCTGGAGCCGGTACCGACCAGATCGCGGCACTGCTGCCGAAGGCGACCGAGTTCGGCTTCGAGACCGAGATGGAGGCCTTCGGGTTGCAGTTCGCGCACGGCCTCGGCCTCGGTCTCCACGAGCGGCCGATCATCTCGCGGTTGAACAGCCTCGAGAACCCGGTGGAGCTGCAGGCGGGCATGGTGTTCGCGCTCGAGACCTACTGCCCGGCCTCCGACGGCATCTCGGCGGCGCGCATCGAGGAGGAGATCGTCGTCACTGACGACGGGCCGGTGGTGCTCACGAAGTTCCCGGCGCAGGAACTGTTCGTGGCGAACGAGTACTGA
- the xylB gene encoding xylulokinase: protein MPVVAGVDSSTQSTTVVLRDADTGATLGSGRAPHTPTFPPVSEQNPAEWWAATIAAFAAARAAAGVVPDDIVAVSVAAQCHGLVPLDARGQVIRPAKLWNDTTAAGEIAELTARLGGDAWTDRVGTLPPPSFTIGKLAWLKAHEPENFAALATVLLPHDYLTWRLTGGPAGGRAVTDRSDASGTGYYSAPEGRYLTEVLELIDADKNWAAMLPDVLGPSEHAGTVPAAVATELGVRTDAVVGAGAGDQHASAVGLGIAPGELAYVLGTSGVVFTTSEFPVFDHTGIVNSVADATGAYLPLICTLNAAKVTDTVARLLGVDHAELERLALSAEREAERPVLVSFLDGERTPNRPAARGLLAGLSNDTSREDLALAAYEGVVLGMERGERRMAAMGLALDGRLLVTGGGAASAAYRQIVADVTGRPVEITDAADAVAAGAAVQAAAVVRGADIRTVRSEWAPASRVVAEPQGVDYRQVRERYTRAADITELDGAF, encoded by the coding sequence ATGCCCGTCGTCGCCGGGGTCGACTCCTCGACCCAATCCACCACCGTCGTGCTGCGCGACGCCGACACCGGAGCCACCCTCGGCTCCGGGCGGGCGCCGCACACGCCGACGTTCCCGCCGGTGAGCGAGCAGAACCCCGCCGAGTGGTGGGCCGCCACCATCGCCGCGTTCGCCGCTGCACGCGCCGCCGCCGGTGTGGTGCCCGACGACATCGTCGCCGTGAGCGTCGCCGCGCAGTGCCACGGTCTCGTGCCGCTCGACGCGCGCGGCCAGGTCATCCGCCCCGCGAAGCTGTGGAACGACACCACCGCCGCGGGCGAGATCGCCGAGCTCACCGCCCGTCTCGGCGGCGACGCCTGGACCGACCGCGTCGGCACCCTCCCCCCACCCTCCTTCACCATCGGCAAGCTGGCCTGGCTGAAGGCGCACGAGCCCGAGAACTTCGCGGCCCTCGCCACCGTGCTGCTGCCGCACGACTACCTCACCTGGCGTCTCACCGGCGGCCCCGCCGGCGGTCGCGCGGTCACCGACCGCTCCGACGCCAGCGGCACCGGCTACTACAGCGCACCCGAGGGCCGCTACCTCACCGAGGTGCTCGAGCTCATCGACGCCGACAAGAACTGGGCGGCCATGCTGCCCGACGTTCTCGGGCCTTCCGAGCACGCCGGCACCGTTCCCGCCGCGGTCGCCACCGAACTCGGGGTGCGAACGGATGCGGTGGTCGGCGCGGGCGCGGGCGACCAGCACGCCAGCGCGGTCGGCCTCGGCATCGCACCCGGCGAGCTCGCCTACGTGCTCGGCACCTCGGGGGTGGTCTTCACCACGAGCGAGTTCCCCGTCTTCGACCATACCGGCATCGTCAACTCGGTCGCCGACGCCACGGGCGCCTACCTCCCGCTCATCTGCACCCTCAACGCCGCCAAGGTCACCGACACGGTCGCCCGTCTGCTCGGCGTCGACCACGCCGAGCTCGAGCGCCTCGCGCTCTCGGCCGAGCGCGAGGCGGAGCGACCGGTGCTGGTGAGCTTCCTCGACGGCGAGCGCACGCCCAACCGGCCCGCCGCGCGGGGACTGCTCGCCGGGCTGTCGAACGACACCTCGCGCGAAGACCTGGCGCTCGCCGCCTACGAGGGTGTCGTGCTGGGCATGGAGCGCGGCGAGCGCCGCATGGCCGCGATGGGCCTCGCCCTCGACGGCCGCCTGCTCGTGACCGGAGGCGGGGCCGCCTCCGCGGCCTACCGCCAGATCGTCGCCGACGTCACCGGCCGCCCGGTCGAGATCACCGACGCCGCCGACGCGGTCGCCGCCGGGGCCGCCGTTCAGGCGGCCGCGGTGGTGCGCGGCGCCGACATCCGCACCGTGCGCTCCGAGTGGGCGCCCGCATCCCGAGTCGTCGCCGAACCCCAGGGCGTCGACTACCGCCAGGTCCGTGAGCGCTACACCCGCGCCGCCGACATCACCGAGCTCGACGGAGCGTTCTGA
- a CDS encoding sugar ABC transporter ATP-binding protein encodes MADGTPAAPARLVATGLSKRYGAVQALADVDFDLQPGEVVALLGENGAGKSTLVKVLSGLVTPDTGTITMDGEAVNISSSARSQAAGIAVVQQEYSTVGALSVAENLVLGKANSPFLWTRGRLRSEAQALLGEVGLGHIDPSTKVEELSVAEMQLLEVARVLAREARVVIFDEPTAALSDAETEKVLAVVRGLAAKGISIVYVTHRLPEVFAIADRVSIFRNGRSLPSVAIGDIDVAGIIQMMLGRTLETMYPERKPVAGDERLVLREVVISGLSAPVSLSARRGEILGLTGQLGSGADLVVKALASETPILGGVVEVDGSPLKAKDRSKGLADGITYCSPDRKRSGIFAGLSIVRNLSSSWLSSVATAGTVSTRRERTAAEALASAFAIDSKRLGSSVGKLSGGNQQKVALAKWLGNNPTLFLVEEPTRGVDVGARSDIYAKLRGLCEQGMTVVVSSSDTNEIHGLCDTIATFYHGEMVGVGPADDWTEDALVAAVMNRSEK; translated from the coding sequence ATGGCTGACGGCACCCCCGCCGCCCCCGCGCGGCTCGTCGCGACCGGCCTGAGCAAGCGCTACGGCGCCGTGCAGGCGCTCGCCGACGTCGACTTCGATCTGCAGCCGGGCGAGGTGGTCGCCCTGCTCGGCGAGAACGGCGCAGGCAAGAGCACCCTGGTGAAGGTGCTCTCCGGCCTCGTGACGCCCGACACCGGCACCATCACGATGGACGGGGAGGCGGTGAACATCTCCTCGAGCGCCCGCTCGCAGGCGGCCGGCATCGCGGTGGTGCAGCAGGAGTACAGCACCGTCGGCGCCCTCTCCGTCGCCGAGAACCTCGTGCTCGGCAAGGCGAACTCGCCCTTCCTCTGGACCAGGGGGCGCCTGCGCTCCGAGGCCCAGGCGCTGCTCGGCGAGGTGGGGCTCGGGCACATCGACCCCTCCACCAAGGTCGAGGAGCTCTCGGTCGCCGAGATGCAGCTGCTCGAGGTGGCCAGGGTGCTCGCCCGCGAGGCACGGGTCGTCATCTTCGACGAACCCACCGCCGCGCTCTCCGACGCGGAGACCGAGAAGGTGCTCGCCGTCGTGCGGGGGCTCGCCGCGAAGGGCATCAGCATCGTCTACGTCACCCACCGCCTCCCCGAGGTGTTCGCCATCGCCGACCGGGTGAGCATCTTCCGCAACGGCCGGAGCCTGCCGAGCGTCGCCATCGGCGACATCGACGTGGCCGGCATCATTCAGATGATGCTCGGGCGCACCCTCGAGACCATGTACCCGGAGCGCAAGCCGGTCGCCGGCGACGAGCGGCTGGTGCTGCGCGAGGTCGTCATCTCGGGGCTCAGCGCGCCGGTGTCGCTGAGCGCGCGCCGGGGTGAGATCCTCGGCCTCACCGGCCAGCTCGGTTCGGGCGCCGACCTGGTGGTGAAGGCGCTCGCCAGCGAGACCCCCATCCTCGGGGGAGTAGTGGAGGTCGACGGGTCGCCGCTCAAGGCGAAAGACCGATCGAAGGGCCTGGCCGACGGCATCACCTACTGCTCGCCCGACCGCAAGCGCAGCGGCATCTTCGCCGGCCTGTCGATCGTGCGCAACCTCTCGTCGTCGTGGCTGTCGTCGGTGGCCACCGCGGGCACGGTGAGCACCCGGCGTGAGCGCACCGCCGCGGAGGCGCTGGCGTCGGCGTTCGCCATCGACAGCAAGCGCCTCGGCTCGAGCGTCGGCAAGCTCTCGGGCGGCAACCAGCAGAAGGTCGCCCTGGCCAAGTGGCTCGGCAACAACCCGACGCTCTTCCTGGTGGAGGAGCCCACGCGCGGGGTCGACGTCGGAGCGCGCTCCGACATCTACGCGAAGCTGCGCGGTCTCTGCGAGCAGGGGATGACCGTGGTCGTCTCGAGCTCCGACACGAATGAGATCCACGGCCTCTGCGACACCATCGCCACCTTCTACCACGGCGAGATGGTGGGCGTGGGTCCGGCCGATGACTGGACGGAGGACGCCCTCGTGGCGGCCGTCATGAACAGGAGCGAGAAGTGA
- a CDS encoding substrate-binding domain-containing protein: protein MIKRKALGAVAVGVLALSLAACSNAATGDGAGSSTDEAGSLPASCSNDNPTIGVALPNTINPYYIAMQEGFEDTAKDLGYTVDIAIANDSESDQLAQIDAFVQKGVCAIALNAVNSDTGVSSVRAANAANIPVFSVNVTIDPEGLKNQNATIVQYVGADQTAGGTQLGEVAIKDLGTETPLVVGILGEPSQIPTNQRDEGFIEALKANPNTTILPTLDTNVDPAVSLQVTGELLQGNPNVNVIFGDTGPAVVGALQAIKEAGKQDQIKVYGFCAADTPLEGEYVACAAQEPYEYAKIVLENVQSYLAGDDVPAEILQPLKIYTTGQEVGAKEFG, encoded by the coding sequence ATGATCAAGAGGAAGGCACTCGGCGCCGTCGCCGTAGGAGTCCTGGCTCTCAGCCTCGCCGCGTGCAGCAATGCCGCCACCGGCGACGGCGCGGGAAGCTCCACCGACGAGGCGGGCTCGCTGCCCGCGTCGTGCTCGAACGACAACCCCACCATCGGTGTGGCGCTGCCCAACACCATCAACCCGTACTACATCGCCATGCAGGAGGGTTTCGAAGACACCGCGAAAGACCTCGGCTACACGGTCGACATCGCCATCGCGAACGACAGCGAGAGCGACCAGCTCGCGCAGATCGACGCGTTCGTGCAGAAGGGTGTGTGCGCCATCGCGCTCAACGCCGTGAACTCCGACACCGGTGTGTCCAGCGTGCGGGCCGCGAACGCGGCGAACATCCCCGTGTTCTCGGTGAACGTCACCATCGACCCCGAGGGCTTGAAGAACCAGAACGCCACGATCGTGCAGTACGTCGGCGCCGACCAGACCGCGGGCGGCACGCAGCTCGGCGAGGTGGCCATCAAGGATCTCGGCACCGAGACCCCGCTGGTGGTCGGCATCCTCGGCGAGCCGTCGCAGATCCCCACCAACCAGCGCGACGAGGGCTTCATCGAGGCGCTCAAGGCGAACCCGAACACCACGATCCTGCCGACCCTCGACACCAACGTCGACCCGGCCGTCTCGCTCCAGGTGACCGGTGAGCTGCTGCAGGGCAACCCGAACGTCAACGTGATCTTCGGCGACACCGGCCCCGCCGTGGTCGGCGCCCTGCAGGCCATCAAGGAGGCCGGCAAGCAAGACCAGATCAAGGTCTACGGCTTCTGCGCCGCCGACACCCCGCTCGAGGGCGAGTACGTGGCCTGCGCCGCGCAGGAGCCCTACGAGTACGCCAAGATCGTGCTCGAGAACGTGCAGAGCTACCTCGCCGGCGACGACGTGCCGGCCGAGATCCTGCAGCCGCTGAAGATCTACACCACCGGCCAGGAGGTCGGCGCGAAGGAATTCGGCTAA
- a CDS encoding ABC transporter permease, whose translation MTDSGSLTRKPATTTKGGPVKKRRVPDEAGIFMVLVAVLLVFSILSPNFRTIDNGFTLLVNGTVIGFLALGQTFVLLTGGIDLSTGANIAMSGVLVALVMQAGVPWPAAVLIALLAATSLGVLNGALIHFVRIPPFIATFSTQGVALAIPLIITGANSIQVRDIGFSWIGQGRIAGVPLPVLLLLVAAVIAGLWLRMTRQGVHVYALGGNKNAARLAGVNIARTTILVYAISGFCGGMGGMIVTSRLMVGFPATGTGNELFYSIAAAVVGGISLFGGVGTVLGAMIGAVLIAAVSNGMNVLSVQSYWQSLVIGVIILVGVSFDTLRRSRAGKPVFAKRQAAPAVTPPPSTTSTTTS comes from the coding sequence ATGACCGATTCCGGTTCCCTCACCCGCAAGCCAGCCACCACCACGAAAGGGGGCCCCGTGAAGAAGCGTCGCGTGCCCGACGAAGCCGGCATCTTCATGGTGCTGGTCGCCGTGCTGCTGGTGTTCAGCATCCTGTCGCCGAACTTCCGCACCATCGACAACGGCTTTACGCTGCTCGTCAACGGCACGGTCATCGGCTTCCTCGCCCTCGGCCAGACCTTCGTACTGCTCACCGGCGGCATCGACCTCTCCACCGGCGCGAACATCGCGATGTCGGGTGTGCTCGTGGCGCTCGTCATGCAGGCGGGTGTGCCGTGGCCGGCCGCGGTGCTCATCGCCCTCCTCGCTGCGACCTCGCTCGGTGTGCTGAACGGTGCGCTCATCCACTTCGTGCGCATCCCGCCGTTCATCGCGACGTTCTCGACGCAGGGTGTCGCGCTCGCCATCCCGCTCATCATCACGGGGGCGAACTCCATCCAGGTGCGCGACATCGGCTTCAGCTGGATCGGCCAGGGCCGCATCGCGGGCGTGCCGCTCCCCGTGCTCCTGCTGCTCGTCGCCGCCGTCATCGCCGGACTGTGGCTGCGCATGACCCGCCAGGGCGTTCACGTCTACGCCCTCGGCGGCAACAAGAACGCCGCGCGCCTCGCCGGTGTGAACATCGCTCGCACCACCATCCTCGTCTACGCCATCTCGGGCTTCTGCGGCGGCATGGGCGGCATGATCGTGACCAGCCGCCTGATGGTGGGCTTCCCCGCCACCGGAACCGGCAACGAGCTGTTCTACTCCATCGCCGCGGCGGTGGTGGGCGGCATCTCGCTGTTCGGCGGTGTCGGCACCGTGCTCGGCGCCATGATCGGCGCGGTGCTCATCGCCGCCGTCTCGAACGGCATGAACGTGCTGAGCGTGCAGAGCTACTGGCAGTCGCTCGTCATCGGCGTGATCATCCTCGTCGGCGTCTCCTTCGACACGCTGCGTCGCTCGCGCGCCGGGAAGCCCGTCTTCGCCAAGCGTCAGGCGGCACCCGCCGTCACGCCCCCACCCTCCACCACCTCCACCACCACATCCTGA
- a CDS encoding NAD(P)-dependent oxidoreductase, whose translation MSRTDALQGLEVAWVGLGRMGGAMAARLLASGAELAVWNRTPERADALVAAGARRLRSLGDAGTCDVVFSMVLDDAALDSLHDPERGLFSGEGEAPDTDAGAVGGRGRVWIDGSTVSPAASERAAAAAAEAGWAFVAAPISGNPSVVEAGQAIFAISGDDAGLEVAEAIGLAIGRAVHRVGSRAEASVIKLCVNALLSVTMQSLAEVAVLADRAGVSRASLMEFLNDSAIGSPFTRYKTAPVVTLDFPPAFTPEGQRKDVRLALELARELEVPLPVLATTEVAYSSLVSGGLGEGKDFAALILEVARDAGHELRPEELR comes from the coding sequence ATGTCACGCACAGACGCCTTGCAGGGGCTCGAGGTCGCCTGGGTGGGGCTCGGTCGCATGGGCGGGGCGATGGCCGCGCGGCTGCTCGCGAGCGGGGCTGAGCTCGCGGTGTGGAACCGCACGCCGGAACGAGCGGATGCGCTGGTCGCGGCGGGCGCACGGAGGTTGCGATCGCTGGGAGACGCCGGCACCTGCGACGTCGTGTTCTCGATGGTGCTCGACGACGCGGCCCTCGACTCGTTGCACGACCCGGAACGGGGATTGTTCTCGGGCGAGGGGGAGGCGCCGGATACGGACGCGGGCGCCGTCGGCGGGCGCGGCCGCGTCTGGATCGACGGTTCCACCGTGTCGCCCGCGGCGTCGGAGCGGGCCGCCGCCGCTGCGGCCGAGGCGGGGTGGGCGTTCGTGGCGGCGCCGATCAGCGGCAACCCCTCCGTGGTCGAGGCGGGTCAGGCGATCTTCGCGATCTCGGGCGACGACGCGGGTCTCGAGGTCGCCGAGGCCATCGGGCTCGCCATCGGGCGGGCCGTGCACCGCGTCGGGTCGCGAGCCGAAGCATCCGTCATCAAGCTCTGCGTGAACGCCCTGCTCTCAGTGACGATGCAGTCGCTCGCCGAGGTCGCCGTGCTGGCCGACCGCGCCGGCGTCTCACGCGCGTCGCTGATGGAGTTCCTCAACGACAGCGCCATCGGCTCGCCGTTCACCCGGTACAAGACGGCACCGGTCGTCACCCTCGACTTCCCGCCCGCCTTCACGCCGGAGGGTCAGCGCAAGGACGTCAGGCTCGCCTTGGAGCTGGCGCGAGAGCTCGAGGTGCCGCTGCCGGTGCTCGCCACCACCGAGGTGGCCTACTCGAGCCTCGTCTCGGGCGGGCTCGGCGAGGGCAAGGACTTCGCCGCCCTGATTCTCGAGGTGGCGCGCGACGCGGGTCACGAGTTGCGACCGGAGGAACTGAGATGA